A single window of Archangium gephyra DNA harbors:
- a CDS encoding AAA family ATPase: protein MSLSFDVAARSVRDALTDAGQGLVEREAMVELVALCAVAGEHLLVIGPPGTAKSEAVRRTARALGGGYFEYLLGRFTEPSEIFGPVDLRKLREGLVETETAGMLPEAEVAFLDEVFLGSTAILNTLLGLLNERVFRRGHTRMSCPLRVCVGASNALPEDESLAAFADRFLARTFVAPVPDPRLEELLAGGASLWKAEEARTASLEALDVLAQAAREADLGPVRPHLAHALRTLRGAGIALSDRRMVKAQRLVAAAAALAGRSTPGVADLWPLIYAVPTQEAQALARDVLRELLAHSENPALSAAALEASAGPLARAQRIAQAGRAVLDARPGDGDAEALASWRLKLEGVAREMDAGFAPEALPEELRAVREELRTALSQVPRTEAA, encoded by the coding sequence ATGTCCCTCTCTTTCGACGTGGCTGCTCGCTCGGTTCGCGATGCCCTCACCGACGCCGGCCAGGGCCTGGTGGAGCGCGAGGCCATGGTGGAGCTGGTGGCGCTGTGTGCCGTGGCGGGCGAGCACCTGCTCGTCATCGGCCCGCCCGGCACCGCCAAGAGCGAGGCCGTGCGCCGCACCGCGCGGGCGCTCGGCGGCGGCTACTTCGAGTACCTCCTGGGCCGCTTCACCGAGCCCTCGGAAATCTTCGGCCCGGTGGACCTGCGCAAGTTGCGTGAGGGCCTCGTGGAGACGGAGACGGCCGGCATGCTGCCCGAGGCCGAGGTGGCCTTCCTCGACGAGGTGTTCCTCGGCTCCACCGCCATCCTCAACACGCTGCTGGGCCTGCTCAACGAGCGCGTCTTCCGCCGCGGCCACACCCGTATGAGCTGCCCGCTGCGCGTGTGCGTGGGCGCCTCCAACGCGCTGCCCGAGGACGAGTCCCTCGCCGCCTTCGCCGACCGCTTCCTGGCGCGCACCTTCGTCGCGCCCGTACCGGACCCACGGCTGGAGGAGCTGCTCGCCGGCGGTGCCTCGCTCTGGAAGGCCGAGGAGGCACGCACCGCGTCATTGGAGGCGCTGGATGTGCTGGCCCAGGCGGCGCGGGAGGCGGACCTCGGGCCGGTGCGTCCCCACCTGGCCCACGCGCTGCGCACCTTGCGCGGTGCGGGCATCGCCCTGAGCGACCGGCGCATGGTGAAGGCCCAGCGCCTGGTGGCCGCCGCCGCCGCGCTCGCCGGGCGCTCCACGCCGGGCGTGGCCGACCTGTGGCCCCTCATCTACGCCGTGCCCACCCAGGAGGCCCAGGCCCTCGCGCGCGATGTGCTGCGGGAGCTGCTCGCGCATTCGGAGAACCCGGCCCTGTCCGCCGCTGCCCTCGAGGCCAGCGCGGGTCCCCTGGCGCGGGCCCAACGCATCGCCCAGGCCGGGCGCGCCGTGCTCGACGCGAGGCCCGGGGACGGTGACGCCGAGGCCCTCGCCTCGTGGCGGCTGAAGCTGGAGGGCGTGGCGCGCGAGATGGACGCGGGCTTCGCTCCCGAGGCCCTCCCCGAGGAGCTGCGCGCCGTGCGCGAGGAGCTCCGCACGGCCCTCTCCCAGGTACCGCGGACGGAAGCGGCCTGA
- a CDS encoding esterase family protein, translating into MNREYHRWYSSRLGRDMEVLLFGHSGEPVLLLPTSRGRFYQAEDFGLIGAIADRIQAGRYVVVCADSVDAESWFNTSIPPRDRVARHAAYEEYLLNEVVPLLMSRSTGGRLTLGGCSFGGFHTYNIGLRHPNTFRRLVSMGGKFETEDFLDGHQDDSVYYHSCMQWLPGVSDAAQLAALRRVEMVLAVGEHDFCRPSSENLSKLLWSKDINNHLAIWWGGTHDWPVWREMIQHYLPW; encoded by the coding sequence ATGAACCGCGAATACCACCGCTGGTACAGCTCCCGGCTGGGCCGGGACATGGAGGTACTGCTCTTCGGGCACTCGGGCGAGCCGGTGCTCCTGCTGCCCACCAGCCGGGGGCGTTTCTATCAGGCGGAGGACTTCGGGCTCATCGGAGCCATCGCCGACCGGATTCAAGCGGGGCGCTACGTCGTGGTGTGCGCGGACTCGGTGGACGCGGAGAGCTGGTTCAACACGTCCATCCCCCCGCGAGACCGGGTGGCGAGGCACGCGGCGTACGAGGAGTACCTGTTGAACGAGGTGGTGCCACTGCTGATGTCGCGCAGCACGGGAGGCCGGCTGACGCTGGGCGGGTGCAGCTTCGGAGGCTTCCACACGTACAACATCGGGCTGCGGCACCCGAATACCTTCCGGCGGCTGGTGTCGATGGGGGGCAAGTTCGAGACGGAGGACTTCCTCGACGGCCACCAGGACGACAGCGTGTACTACCACTCGTGCATGCAGTGGCTGCCGGGGGTGTCGGACGCGGCGCAGCTGGCGGCGCTGCGGCGGGTGGAGATGGTGCTGGCGGTGGGCGAGCACGACTTCTGCCGTCCCTCGAGCGAGAACCTGTCGAAGCTGCTGTGGTCCAAGGACATCAACAACCACCTGGCCATCTGGTGGGGAGGCACGCACGACTGGCCGGTGTGGCGGGAGATGATCCAGCACTACCTGCCGTGGTGA
- a CDS encoding MATE family efflux transporter, translated as MSPAPLPKRSEEFRALWKLALPVAIAQGGQSMMSLVDTAVVSRAGTESLAAMGVATAIFFAVSALSMGLMMGMDPLMSQAFGARNATRARALLWQGSYLALFAGCVLAVPMVVVLPWLLPLFGVGAGELPLVQDYLNWRAPSLPLMLLFINTRSYLQAAALTRPLVVATVVANVFNLGADIVFVFGGEVLPAWCGPLRLIPAMGVKGSAIATLLCCVLQWALIAWAVRQIPVAGGMPSVRPVRADILQALRVGVPIGLHIAAEVGVFSLAGLLARRLGPESMSAHQIAISYASFSFTVALGIGNAGSVRVGWAVGARNTPLARMSGLMAFGSGAGFMSLCALVFALFPEPLAHLMGTPSEVMPMVVPVLMVCAVFQISDGVQGVGAGVLRGAGETRFTFLANLVGHYLVGLPLALLLGFGLKLGVVGIWWGLCAGLTAVALALFWRFERQSAGTFQPLEA; from the coding sequence ATGTCACCCGCCCCACTGCCCAAACGTAGCGAAGAGTTCCGTGCGCTCTGGAAGCTCGCCCTGCCCGTGGCCATCGCCCAGGGGGGCCAGTCCATGATGAGCCTCGTGGACACGGCGGTGGTGAGCCGGGCGGGCACCGAGTCCCTGGCCGCCATGGGCGTGGCCACCGCCATCTTCTTCGCCGTCAGCGCCCTGTCCATGGGGCTGATGATGGGGATGGATCCACTGATGTCGCAGGCCTTCGGGGCGCGCAACGCGACGCGCGCGCGAGCACTCCTGTGGCAGGGCAGCTACCTGGCGCTGTTCGCGGGCTGCGTGCTGGCGGTGCCGATGGTGGTGGTGTTGCCCTGGCTGCTGCCCCTCTTCGGCGTGGGGGCCGGGGAGCTGCCCCTGGTGCAGGACTACCTCAACTGGCGGGCGCCCAGCCTGCCGTTGATGCTGCTCTTCATCAACACGCGCTCCTACCTGCAGGCGGCGGCGCTCACCCGGCCCCTGGTGGTGGCCACGGTGGTGGCCAACGTCTTCAACCTGGGCGCGGACATCGTCTTCGTCTTCGGCGGCGAGGTGCTGCCGGCGTGGTGCGGACCGCTGCGGCTGATCCCCGCCATGGGGGTGAAGGGCTCGGCCATCGCGACGCTGCTGTGCTGCGTGCTGCAGTGGGCCCTCATCGCGTGGGCGGTGCGCCAGATTCCGGTGGCCGGGGGGATGCCCTCGGTGCGGCCGGTCCGGGCCGACATCCTCCAGGCGCTGCGGGTGGGCGTGCCCATTGGCCTGCACATCGCGGCGGAGGTGGGCGTCTTCTCGCTGGCGGGCCTGCTGGCGCGGCGGCTGGGGCCGGAGAGCATGAGCGCGCATCAGATCGCCATCTCCTACGCCAGTTTCTCCTTCACGGTGGCGCTGGGCATTGGCAACGCGGGCAGTGTGCGGGTGGGCTGGGCCGTGGGGGCGCGCAACACGCCGTTGGCGCGGATGAGCGGGCTGATGGCCTTCGGCTCGGGCGCGGGCTTCATGTCGTTGTGCGCGCTGGTGTTCGCCTTGTTCCCCGAGCCGCTGGCGCACCTCATGGGCACTCCGTCCGAGGTGATGCCCATGGTGGTGCCGGTGCTGATGGTGTGCGCCGTCTTCCAGATTTCCGATGGCGTCCAGGGCGTGGGCGCGGGCGTGCTGCGCGGGGCGGGGGAGACGCGCTTCACCTTCCTGGCCAACCTGGTGGGGCACTATCTGGTGGGCCTGCCCCTGGCGCTGCTGCTGGGCTTCGGGTTGAAGCTGGGCGTGGTGGGCATCTGGTGGGGCTTGTGCGCGGGGCTCACCGCCGTGGCGCTCGCGCTCTTCTGGCGCTTCGAGCGCCAGAGCGCCGGCACCTTCCAGCCGCTGGAGGCGTGA
- a CDS encoding beta-propeller domain-containing protein — MTKHSGLALALLGLAACGGKSGIPENQPVQQKARLESFESCAALESHIEDAAVLDMRSTMERNKPSYWKARGGWFGGSPVEYADGAGAPTPSAGGDSAGGGSSGPNDHTGTNNQVEGVDEADFVKNDGTRIFVLSGQKLYVHRSWPAESLRVESSVTLEGWPRQMFLHGNKVVVFSSVYAPASGSSGGGGMVADCAYMGPCGYGASTTKVTTVDVSDLAAPQVTGELYMPGGYHDARLADGSARLVMRDSFRWPVGVRFWPDYSHDLWEDQARLEKEIDRLMANNEQLIRASSLTQWVPEGRRKLPDGTVETLGYDCHDFHKTNAPTRVGLVTVVSMDLDAQTFQAPGRVSLVTEPGQVYATADALYLATPHWWWWPEAGQTDHTYVHKLDLSQPHRASYVASATVRGILLDQFSMDEHEGVLRVATTISSRVAELGNQWGRTETTNRVFTYKHEGGQLKLLGQSEELAKGERIYSARFVGKKGYVVTFRQVDPLFTFDLSDPAHPRKVGELKVPGFSTYIHPVGDSHLLTVGQHVPENGDWRGRAIKLSLFDVSDMANPRETFTQLVGTAYGWSESLYDHKAFNYFPAKGLLAIPFTDWTQAYTGDYWNGFVSELRVFRVDTAAGFTPVGAITMKDAYQVINYNQWSWVYTPYVRRSVMADDYVYAISDAGVRVAHVSNLAQPLATSRFSPYMP; from the coding sequence ATGACGAAACACAGTGGGTTGGCGCTCGCGCTGCTGGGCTTGGCGGCGTGCGGCGGCAAGAGCGGCATTCCCGAGAACCAGCCGGTGCAGCAGAAGGCGCGGCTGGAGTCCTTCGAGAGCTGCGCGGCGCTCGAGTCCCATATCGAGGATGCCGCGGTGCTCGACATGCGTTCCACCATGGAGCGCAACAAGCCCTCCTATTGGAAGGCGAGGGGCGGCTGGTTCGGCGGCAGCCCGGTGGAGTACGCGGATGGCGCTGGCGCTCCAACGCCCTCCGCCGGAGGGGACTCGGCGGGAGGTGGCAGCTCCGGTCCGAACGACCACACGGGCACCAACAACCAGGTGGAGGGCGTGGACGAGGCGGACTTCGTGAAGAACGACGGCACGCGCATCTTCGTCCTCTCCGGGCAGAAGCTGTACGTGCACCGCTCCTGGCCGGCCGAGTCGCTGCGCGTGGAGTCCTCGGTGACGCTCGAGGGCTGGCCCCGGCAGATGTTCCTCCACGGGAACAAGGTGGTCGTCTTCTCCTCGGTGTACGCGCCGGCCTCGGGCTCGAGCGGGGGCGGCGGCATGGTGGCGGACTGCGCCTATATGGGCCCCTGTGGCTACGGCGCCTCGACCACCAAGGTGACGACGGTGGACGTGTCCGACCTCGCCGCGCCCCAGGTGACGGGCGAGCTGTATATGCCGGGCGGCTACCACGACGCGCGGCTGGCGGACGGCTCGGCGCGGCTGGTGATGCGTGACTCCTTCCGCTGGCCCGTGGGCGTGCGCTTCTGGCCCGACTACTCCCATGACCTCTGGGAGGACCAGGCGCGGCTGGAGAAGGAGATCGACCGGCTGATGGCGAACAACGAGCAGCTCATCCGCGCGAGCTCGCTCACCCAGTGGGTGCCCGAGGGCCGGCGCAAGCTGCCGGATGGCACCGTGGAGACGCTGGGCTACGACTGCCACGACTTCCACAAGACGAACGCGCCCACCCGGGTGGGGCTCGTCACCGTGGTGTCGATGGATCTGGATGCGCAGACGTTCCAGGCGCCGGGCCGTGTCTCGCTGGTGACCGAGCCGGGCCAGGTGTACGCCACCGCCGACGCGCTCTACCTGGCCACGCCCCACTGGTGGTGGTGGCCGGAGGCGGGACAGACGGACCACACCTACGTGCACAAGCTGGACTTGAGCCAGCCGCACCGCGCCTCGTACGTGGCCAGTGCCACGGTGCGGGGCATCCTGTTGGACCAGTTCAGCATGGACGAGCACGAGGGCGTGCTGCGCGTGGCCACCACCATCAGCTCGCGGGTGGCGGAGCTGGGCAACCAGTGGGGCCGCACCGAGACGACCAACCGCGTCTTCACCTACAAGCACGAGGGCGGCCAGCTGAAGCTGCTGGGGCAGAGCGAGGAGCTGGCCAAGGGCGAGCGCATCTACAGCGCGCGCTTCGTGGGCAAGAAGGGCTACGTGGTGACGTTCCGGCAGGTGGATCCGCTCTTCACCTTCGATTTGTCGGACCCCGCGCACCCGCGCAAGGTGGGCGAGCTGAAGGTGCCGGGCTTCTCCACGTACATCCACCCGGTGGGGGACTCGCACCTGCTGACGGTGGGCCAGCACGTGCCGGAGAATGGCGACTGGCGCGGGCGCGCCATCAAGCTGAGCCTCTTCGACGTCTCGGACATGGCCAACCCGCGGGAGACGTTCACCCAGCTGGTGGGCACCGCGTACGGCTGGAGCGAGTCGCTGTATGACCACAAGGCCTTCAACTACTTCCCGGCCAAGGGGCTGCTGGCCATTCCCTTCACGGACTGGACGCAGGCGTACACCGGCGACTACTGGAACGGCTTCGTGAGCGAGCTGCGCGTCTTCCGCGTGGACACGGCCGCGGGCTTCACGCCGGTGGGAGCCATCACCATGAAGGACGCGTACCAGGTCATCAACTACAACCAGTGGAGCTGGGTGTACACGCCCTACGTGCGCCGCAGCGTGATGGCGGATGACTACGTGTACGCCATCAGCGACGCGGGCGTGCGCGTGGCCCACGTGAGCAACCTCGCCCAGCCGCTGGCCACCTCGCGCTTCAGCCCCTACATGCCGTAG
- a CDS encoding serine/threonine-protein kinase, whose protein sequence is MAEVFLARAEGPMGFEKTLVLKRILPHLAEDPAFVGMFFTEARVAAQLNHPHIVQIFDFGQADGTYYLAMEYIDGPDLRTLSARAVQAGVALPPALCAKIISAACEGLAFAHDFVDPTSGKHLELIHRDISPDNILLSRQGTVKVVDFGIAKASNQSHKTKTGLIKGKIAYMPVEQLQGQQLDRRADVYALGLVLYELLTGKYPFEATTDVSMMQAILFEPLVPASTRRPDLPQAVVSILEKALAKVREQRYPDCVSFQADLERFILSTGQTVGGRDMAQWVERLCPKGTGAARLNPSDREDIGFNATLMSPKQTPSSVAQRATMAVPLDASSAPEGAAPNTPRARTALSHPTAQDTEPPLEPTLISPSQLGLPAVQPEKTAAPEKTAVPTKKDTARRAGLAVVVGGLVLAAAGSGVVVFRDTSTPPVPAPQVPPAPLVQAMPTPPATPQPVVANPAAPATPAQPEPPTEASEPVAVSAPEPTEVQPVRRKSTKAKLEFRIRPYATVFLDGKALGQTPFPAVQVPIGMHTVRLINRDLGKDVTRDFEVKAGQPNIFKHDLEKR, encoded by the coding sequence ATGGCCGAGGTGTTCCTCGCCCGGGCGGAAGGGCCCATGGGCTTCGAGAAGACGCTCGTGCTCAAGCGCATCCTGCCGCACCTGGCGGAGGACCCGGCGTTCGTGGGGATGTTCTTCACCGAGGCGCGCGTGGCCGCGCAGCTCAACCATCCCCACATCGTGCAGATCTTCGACTTCGGCCAGGCCGACGGCACCTACTACCTGGCGATGGAGTACATCGACGGGCCGGATCTGCGCACGCTGTCGGCGCGGGCCGTCCAGGCCGGAGTGGCGCTGCCGCCGGCCTTGTGCGCGAAGATCATCTCCGCGGCGTGCGAGGGCCTGGCCTTCGCCCACGACTTCGTGGACCCGACGAGCGGCAAGCACCTGGAGCTCATCCACCGGGACATCAGCCCGGACAACATCCTGCTGTCGCGCCAGGGCACGGTGAAGGTGGTGGACTTCGGCATCGCCAAGGCCAGCAACCAGAGCCACAAGACGAAGACGGGCCTCATCAAGGGGAAGATCGCCTACATGCCGGTGGAGCAGCTGCAGGGCCAGCAGCTGGACCGGCGCGCGGACGTGTACGCGCTGGGGCTCGTGCTCTACGAGCTGCTCACCGGCAAGTACCCCTTCGAGGCCACCACCGACGTGAGCATGATGCAGGCCATCCTCTTCGAGCCGCTCGTGCCCGCGTCGACGCGCCGTCCGGACCTGCCGCAGGCCGTGGTGAGCATCCTCGAGAAGGCGCTGGCCAAGGTGCGTGAGCAGCGCTATCCGGACTGCGTCTCCTTCCAGGCGGACCTGGAGCGTTTCATCCTCTCCACCGGCCAGACGGTGGGCGGCCGGGACATGGCGCAGTGGGTGGAGCGGCTGTGCCCCAAGGGCACGGGGGCGGCGAGGCTCAATCCCAGCGACAGGGAGGACATCGGCTTCAACGCCACCCTCATGTCGCCCAAGCAGACGCCGTCCAGCGTCGCGCAGCGCGCGACCATGGCCGTCCCGCTCGATGCCTCCAGCGCGCCCGAGGGAGCCGCGCCGAACACCCCGCGCGCCCGGACCGCGCTGAGCCACCCCACGGCACAGGACACCGAGCCGCCGCTGGAGCCCACGCTCATCTCGCCGAGCCAGCTGGGCCTGCCCGCGGTGCAGCCCGAGAAGACGGCCGCGCCCGAGAAGACGGCAGTGCCCACGAAGAAGGACACCGCCCGCCGCGCGGGTCTGGCCGTGGTGGTGGGAGGCCTCGTGCTCGCCGCCGCGGGCAGTGGCGTCGTGGTCTTCCGCGATACCAGCACTCCACCGGTGCCCGCGCCGCAGGTACCTCCCGCGCCCCTCGTGCAGGCCATGCCCACGCCGCCCGCCACGCCTCAGCCGGTGGTGGCCAACCCGGCGGCTCCGGCCACGCCGGCCCAGCCAGAGCCACCAACGGAGGCCAGCGAGCCCGTGGCCGTGTCAGCTCCCGAGCCCACCGAGGTGCAGCCGGTGCGGCGCAAGAGCACGAAGGCGAAGCTGGAGTTCCGCATCCGGCCCTACGCCACCGTGTTCCTCGATGGGAAGGCGCTCGGTCAGACGCCGTTCCCGGCCGTGCAGGTCCCCATCGGCATGCACACCGTGCGGCTCATCAATCGAGACCTCGGCAAGGACGTCACCCGCGACTTCGAGGTGAAGGCCGGCCAGCCCAACATCTTCAAGCACGACCTCGAGAAGCGGTGA
- a CDS encoding ELWxxDGT repeat protein, with protein sequence MRCWRPFAVLLALLSAPAQAQAGESLLDAGGWKPCGRAASPLADLSPGTEDPEPGRLVRGERVLLFASDDGRHGREPWVSTGTGGRGTSLVMDVRSGPEGSEPSGFTRVGDRVFFVADDGEHGRELWVSDGSSRGTQLVKDIWPGVDGSYPLSLVEVGGLLYFAAGDPDHGRELWRSDGTSEGTWLVEDLDPGPEGTSPYQLTRGGDGALYFISHFQGFYMRLMRSDGRSRAAELFRRSSEGGGLESLLAVGNKLFFVSTSVHDDVMAELRMTSGGAPVLVGSFPSLHDLVALGGRLYFSASGEGDSTGEELWRSDGTRKGTLRVKDLRAGAEGSSPSGLTVLGRRLFFSADDGMNGRELWVSDGTASGTLLFADVVPGAGGSSPEALTAVDGNLFFSAETPGHGREPWVSSGSTGSAAPLDELASGMDSSDPGGFVRSGWDVFFLARDAAHGRRLWALPFRPAHQCDNDTR encoded by the coding sequence ATGAGGTGCTGGCGTCCGTTCGCCGTGCTGCTGGCCCTGCTCTCCGCTCCCGCCCAGGCCCAGGCCGGTGAGTCCCTCCTGGACGCGGGAGGCTGGAAGCCGTGTGGGCGCGCCGCCTCGCCCCTGGCGGATCTCTCTCCCGGCACGGAGGATCCGGAGCCGGGGCGATTGGTCCGCGGCGAGCGCGTCCTCCTCTTCGCCTCCGATGATGGGAGGCACGGCCGCGAGCCCTGGGTGAGCACTGGCACCGGGGGCCGTGGCACCTCGCTCGTGATGGATGTCCGTTCCGGGCCGGAAGGCTCGGAGCCCTCGGGCTTCACCCGCGTGGGCGACCGGGTCTTCTTCGTCGCCGACGACGGCGAGCACGGGCGCGAGCTGTGGGTGAGCGATGGCTCCTCCCGGGGCACGCAGCTGGTGAAGGACATCTGGCCCGGCGTGGATGGCTCGTACCCGCTGTCGCTCGTCGAGGTGGGCGGGCTGCTCTACTTCGCCGCGGGAGACCCCGACCACGGGCGCGAGCTGTGGCGCAGTGATGGGACGTCCGAGGGCACCTGGCTCGTCGAGGACCTGGACCCCGGCCCCGAGGGCACCAGCCCCTACCAGCTCACCCGTGGGGGCGATGGGGCGCTCTACTTCATCAGCCACTTCCAGGGCTTCTACATGCGGCTGATGCGCAGCGATGGGCGCTCCCGCGCCGCCGAGCTGTTCCGGCGGTCCAGCGAGGGCGGCGGTCTGGAGTCGCTGCTGGCGGTGGGCAACAAGCTGTTCTTCGTCTCGACCAGCGTCCACGATGACGTCATGGCCGAGCTGCGGATGACGAGCGGAGGAGCCCCCGTGCTCGTGGGCTCGTTCCCCTCGCTCCATGACCTGGTGGCGCTGGGTGGACGGCTGTACTTCAGCGCCAGCGGGGAGGGCGACTCCACCGGCGAGGAGTTGTGGCGCAGTGATGGCACCCGGAAGGGGACGCTCCGCGTGAAGGACCTCCGGGCCGGTGCCGAGGGTTCATCCCCCAGCGGACTCACCGTCCTGGGACGCCGGCTCTTCTTCTCCGCGGACGATGGGATGAACGGACGCGAGCTGTGGGTGAGCGATGGCACGGCCTCCGGCACGCTCCTCTTCGCGGACGTCGTTCCGGGTGCCGGGGGCTCCTCTCCCGAGGCGCTGACCGCCGTCGATGGGAACCTGTTCTTCAGCGCGGAGACGCCGGGACACGGCCGCGAGCCCTGGGTGAGCAGTGGCTCGACCGGGAGTGCGGCGCCGCTCGACGAGCTGGCTTCCGGCATGGACTCCTCGGACCCGGGTGGCTTCGTGCGCTCCGGCTGGGACGTCTTCTTCCTCGCCCGGGACGCGGCTCACGGCCGGCGGCTCTGGGCCCTGCCGTTCCGTCCCGCGCACCAGTGCGACAACGACACCCGGTGA
- a CDS encoding galactose oxidase-like domain-containing protein — MRPILSQPRVLALWLVGCAVLAGPARAQTPAEVGQWSSVMAWPLSATHASLLPTGRVMFFGEFSQGDDPPGLWDPATGGLSRLPAPGYNIFCAGHSFLADGRLLITGGHIESHVGLEDASLWDPFTSRWTRLPDMNDGRWYPTNVTLANGDVMVISGETVGTGIMNEIPQRYLAATGTWRDMTTARLKLPYYPRMFLAPNGRLFLAGPQRLSRFMEPGGTGAWFSGPSSNYGTRSYGPAVYLDGRVFLIGGGDPPTATIEQIDLNVASPVWRYMAPMSTPRRQHNATLLPDGTVLVTGGSRGSGFDNKSTPVFHAEVYDPATNRWTRLASNTLYRGYHATTVLLPDGRVLSAGGRNANSAEVFSPPYLFKGARPVVSSVPDVVSPGTAFTVSTPDAGRVTKVTLIALGSVTHAFDQNQRLLTLPFTRGSGVLTVSAPANNNLAPPGYYQLFLVNDAGVPSVGRMVRIPAAP; from the coding sequence GTGAGACCGATTCTTTCCCAGCCGCGCGTGCTCGCGCTCTGGCTCGTGGGGTGCGCGGTATTGGCGGGCCCGGCGCGGGCGCAGACTCCCGCGGAGGTGGGGCAGTGGTCGAGCGTCATGGCCTGGCCGCTCTCCGCCACCCACGCGAGCCTGCTGCCCACCGGCAGGGTGATGTTCTTCGGCGAGTTCTCCCAGGGCGATGACCCACCAGGGCTCTGGGACCCGGCCACGGGAGGCCTCAGCCGGCTGCCCGCGCCGGGCTACAACATCTTCTGCGCGGGCCACTCCTTCCTCGCGGACGGCCGGCTGCTCATCACCGGCGGACACATCGAGAGCCACGTGGGGCTCGAGGACGCGAGCCTGTGGGACCCGTTCACCTCGCGGTGGACGCGCCTGCCAGACATGAACGATGGGCGCTGGTACCCCACCAACGTGACGCTCGCCAATGGCGATGTGATGGTGATCTCCGGCGAGACGGTGGGCACCGGCATCATGAACGAGATTCCCCAGCGCTACCTGGCGGCGACGGGGACGTGGCGGGACATGACGACGGCGCGGCTCAAGCTGCCGTACTACCCGCGGATGTTCCTGGCGCCCAATGGCCGGCTCTTCCTGGCGGGGCCGCAGCGGCTGAGCCGCTTCATGGAGCCGGGAGGCACGGGCGCCTGGTTCTCCGGGCCCTCGAGCAACTACGGCACCCGGAGCTACGGGCCCGCGGTGTACCTCGATGGCCGGGTGTTCCTCATCGGAGGAGGAGATCCGCCGACGGCCACCATCGAGCAGATCGACCTGAACGTGGCCTCGCCGGTCTGGCGGTACATGGCGCCCATGAGCACGCCGCGGCGGCAGCACAACGCGACGCTGCTGCCGGATGGAACGGTGCTGGTGACGGGCGGCAGCCGGGGCAGTGGCTTCGACAACAAGAGCACCCCCGTCTTCCATGCCGAGGTGTATGACCCCGCGACCAACCGCTGGACGCGGCTCGCCAGCAACACGCTCTACCGTGGCTATCACGCCACCACGGTGCTGCTGCCGGACGGGCGCGTGCTGAGCGCGGGAGGCCGCAACGCGAACTCCGCGGAGGTCTTCTCGCCGCCCTACCTCTTCAAGGGGGCGCGGCCCGTGGTGAGCTCGGTGCCGGACGTGGTGTCGCCGGGCACGGCGTTCACCGTCTCGACGCCGGATGCGGGCCGGGTGACGAAGGTGACGCTGATCGCCCTCGGCTCGGTGACGCACGCCTTCGATCAGAACCAGCGGCTGCTCACCCTGCCCTTCACGCGCGGCAGCGGTGTCCTCACCGTCAGCGCACCGGCGAACAACAACCTGGCGCCGCCGGGCTACTACCAGCTCTTCCTGGTGAACGACGCGGGCGTGCCCTCCGTGGGCCGGATGGTGCGGATTCCAGCCGCCCCTTGA